A window of the Juglans microcarpa x Juglans regia isolate MS1-56 chromosome 5D, Jm3101_v1.0, whole genome shotgun sequence genome harbors these coding sequences:
- the LOC121264519 gene encoding uncharacterized protein LOC121264519, with protein MALPTSDAVLPISKHCSQQTRGIYNGVGVEVDVHVHVTAEREEFYKEVRVEYSDFHPDLPYEFEFLPVEKPKLLVEKESMQKEKQILVDPISLKGSSFKKASFNMMSLPPPLPPAKSKFLSFSLPNSANSSPRFSSILKKKLRNETKENPRRVSNLARQHSAADNHLMLQREVNLRRSKSADGRTHTPSDDLDFWLIKPDVSEYDNRYYASISKTTESSKDINKKVRCMDAGDKEFKCGAMCLFLPGFSKVKPVRARKVETENENVISRTVSLEKFECGSWASSAVTHDPDDDSKNLYFDLPLELIRANVNDAHSPVTAAFIFDKDQKGILKNSSTRAAAKKSDESPRHVRFSTSSPKSHPTSPASCITPRLRKAREEFNAFLEAQGA; from the coding sequence ATGGCGCTTCCAACTTCAGATGCAGTTCTTCCCATCTCAAAACACTGCTCCCAACAAACACGTGGCATTTACAATGGAGTTGGAGTTGAAGTTGACGTCCATGTCCATGTGACAGCTGAACGTGAGGAATTCTACAAGGAAGTTCGGGTAGAGTACTCTGATTTTCATCCTGATCTTCCCTATGAGTTCGAGTTCTTGCCTGTGGAGAAACCCAAACTTTTGGTTGAAAAGGAGAGCATGCAGAAGGAAAAGCAGATTTTGGTGGATCCTATTTCCTTGAAAGGATCATCGTTTAAAAAGGCGAGCTTTAATATGATGTCGCTTCCGCCACCTCTACCACCTGCAAAATCCAAGTTCTTAAGCTTCAGCCTCCCAAACTCAGCCAACTCCTCTCCTCGATTCAGCTCAATTCTgaagaagaaattaaggaaTGAAACGAAAGAAAATCCTCGAAGAGTCAGTAATCTGGCCCGCCAGCACTCTGCAGCGGACAATCATCTGATGCTGCAAAGAGAGGTGAACTTACGACGGAGCAAATCCGCAGATGGAAGAACACACACCCCATCGGACGATTTGGACTTTTGGCTTATAAAACCAGATGTTTCTGAATATGATAATAGGTACTACGCCAGCATTTCCAAGACTACTGAATCTAGCAAAGATATTAACAAGAAGGTGAGGTGCATGGATGCTGGTGATAAGGAGTTTAAATGTGGTGCCATGTGCCTGTTCTTGCCAGGCTTTAGCAAGGTAAAGCCAGTAAGAGCAAGAAAGGTAGAAACAGAGAATGAAAATGTGATATCCAGGACAGTTTCCTTGGAAAAATTCGAATGTGGGTCTTGGGCTTCATCAGCAGTAACACACGACCCTGATGATGACTCCAAGAATCTCTACTTTGATCTGCCATTGGAGTTAATCCGAGCTAACGTCAATGATGCACATTCACCAGTTACAGCAGCTTTCATATTTGATAAAGATCAGAAAGGCATTCTCAAGAATAGTTCGACAAGAGCAGCAGCCAAGAAATCAGATGAATCACCGCGCCATGTTCGTTTTTCTACATCATCCCCTAAATCACACCCAACCTCACCAGCTTCTTGCATTACACCTCGTTTGCGCAAGGCCAGGGAAGAATTCAATGCCTTCTTGGAAGCACAGGGTGCTTGA
- the LOC121264520 gene encoding ycf3-interacting protein 1, chloroplastic, whose translation MEGMALPLFQLPLAVASSSSRIPTVPILYFHHQLHRDALPLHYLCGRRPRRSGVVVLVSKEETTSTQEDEQQDDFEEPPEPLDLEYVRQIKNVLELLKKNRDMLFSEVKLTVMIEDPREVERRRLLGIEDPDAPTRDDLVTALEEVNEGKVPKDRVALKLLAEEMAQWPNLEVEASKTKPRKSLYAKATDTGIDPKEAAKRLNLDWDSAAEIEDSDAKDETEVPPAVGYGALYLVTAFPVIIGISVVLILFFNSLQ comes from the exons ATGGAAGGGATGGCTTTGCCACTGTTTCAACTCCCACTTGCTGTTGCATCATCCTCTTCTCGTATTCCAACGGTACCCATCTTATATTTCCACCACCAGCTGCACCGCGATGCCCTTCCACTCCATTATTTGTGCGGCCGTCGTCCGAGGAGGAGTGGAGTTGTTGTACTTGTCAGTAAGGAAGAGACAACATCTACCCAAGAGGACGAGCAGCAAGATGACTTTGAGGAACCACCAGAACCTTTAGACCTCGAATACGTTCGCCAAATAAAAAAT GTGTTGGAGcttctcaagaaaaatagagacatGCTTTTCAGTGAG GTTAAGTTGACCGTAATGATTGAGGACCCAAGAGAAGTTGAGCGCAGGAGATTACTCGGGATCGAGGATCCTGATGCCCCAACTAGGGATGACTTAGTTACTGCTTTGGAAGAA GTGAATGAAGGAAAAGTACCAAAAGATCGTGTTGCTCTTAAGTTGTTAGCCGAGGAAATGGCTCAATGGCCTAACTTAGAG GTTGAAGCATCAAAGACAAAGCCTAGGAAATCCTTGTATGCAAAAGCCACTGACACTGGTATCGATCCTAAGGAGGCTGCTAAAAGACTGAACCTTGATTGGGATTCAGCTGCTGAGATAGAAGATAGTGATGCCAAAGATGAGACCGAAGTGCCTCCAGCTGTG GGTTATGGAGCACTTTACCTGGTCACCGCATTTCCAGTCATCATTGGTATCTCAGTGgtcttgattttgttttttaattctcTCCAGTAG
- the LOC121264521 gene encoding DNA replication licensing factor MCM6, producing the protein MDGFGGYFEDEKAVRVETIFLDFLKSFRLGNSVEPYYEAEIEAMKASESTTMFIDFHHVMLFNNLLQKAISEEYLRFEPYLKNACKRFVMEQKPTFIADDNPNKDINVAFFNLPLCKRLRELTTAEIGKLVSVTGVVTRTSEVRPELLQGTFKCLVCGNIIKNVEQQFKYTEPTICVNALCLNRTKWALLQQESKFADWQRIRMQETSKEIPAGSLPRSLDVILRHEIVEQARAGDTVIFTGTVVVIPDILALASPGERAECRREAPQRKDSAVGNGGVRGLRALGVRDLSYRLAFIANSVQISDGRRNTDIRNRKKDADEDDNQQFTAEDLDDIQRMRNTPDFFNKLVDSIAPTVFGHQDIKRAILLMLLGGVHKFTHEGINLRGDLNVCIVGDPSCAKSQFLKYTAGIVPRSVYTSGKSSSAAGLTATVAKEPETGEFCIEAGALMLADNGICCIDEFDKMDIRDQVAIHEAMEQQTISITKAGIQATLNARTSILAAANPTGGRYDKSKPLKYNVALPPAILSRFDLVYVMIDDPDDQTDYHVAHHIVRVHQKREEALSPAFTTAELKRYIAYAKTLKPKLNSEARKLLVDSYVALRRGDTAPGSRVAYRMTVRQLEALIRLSEAIARCYLETQVQPRHVRLAVRLLKTSIISVESSEIDLSEFQEVRDDGNGGDGNDGTGQDDAQPSNSAAEPASGNAESGEDTGNRQGKKLVITDEYFQRVTQALVMRLRQHEEAVIQEGTGLAGMRQRDLIQWYVAQQNEKNNYSSMEEAANEVSKIKAIIESLIRREGHLIVVDDGRQAAESEAAEQPSSVSRNDRILVVAPNYVID; encoded by the exons atggaCGGGTTTGGTGGTTACTTCGAGGATGAGAAAGCTGTTCGGGTGGAGACCATTTTCCTAGACTTCCTCAAGAG CTTTAGACTTGGGAATTCGGTTGAGCCTTATTACGAGGCGGAGATCGAAGCAATGAAAGCCAGCGAATCCACCACCATGTTCATCGACTTCCATCACGTCATGCTCTTCAACAATCTCCTCCAAAAGGCCATTTCTGAAGAATACttgag GTTTGAGCCGTATCTGAAGAACGCCTGCAAGAGGTTTGTGATGGAACAGAAGCCTACTTTCATAGCCGACGATAACCCTAACAAGGATATCAATGTTGCCTTCTTCAACCTCCCTCTCTGTAAGAG ATTGAGGGAGTTAACTACAGCAGAAATTGGAAAACTAGTATCAGTGACAGGAGTGGTGACTCGCACGAGCGAGGTTCGACCAGAGCTTCTTCAAGGGACTTTCAAGTGCTTGGTTTGCGGGAAcatcataaaaaatgttgagcaACAATTTAAGTACACTGAG CCAACAATATGTGTCAATGCACTTTGTTTAAATAGAACAAAGTGGGCATTGCTTCAGCAAGAAAGCAAATTTGCAGATTGGCAGAGGATAAGAATGCAAGAGACTTCTAAAGAGATACCTGCTGGCTCCCTTCCTAGATCACTGGATGTTATTCTTCGCCATGAAATTGTGGAACAGGCCAGAGCTGGTGACAC GGTCATTTTCACTGGCACTGTGGTTGTCATACCGGACATATTGGCATTGGCATCCCCTGGTGAGAGAGCAGAATGTCGTCGTGAAGCTCCTCAGCGCAAAGATTCTGCAGTTGGAAATGGAGGTGTGAGGGGCCTTCGAGCATTGGGAGTGAGAGACCTCTCTTATCGCCTTGCCTTTATTGCCAATTCAGTTCAG ATTTCTGATGGTAGAAGGAATACTGACATCAGGAATAGAAAGAAGGATGCTGATGAAGATGACAACCAGCAGTTCACA GCAGAAGATCTAGATGACATTCAAAGAATGAGAAATACTCCTGATTTCTTCAATAAACTTGTTGATAGCATTGCCCCAACCGTGTTTGGTCACCAAGATATCAAGCGAGCAATCTTGCTTATGCTCCTGGGTGGCGTTCATAAGTTTACACATGAAGGGATCAATCTGAGAGGGGACCTCAATGTCTGTATTGTTGGAGATCCCAGCTGCGCTAAGTCTCAGTTCCTCAA GTATACTGCAGGCATAGTTCCAAGATCTGTTTACACATCTGGAAAATCCTCATCTGCGGCTGGGTTGACTGCAACTGTGGCCAAAGAACCAGAAACTGGTGAATTCTGTATTGAG GCTGGTGCACTGATGCTTGCTGACAATGGCATTTGTTGTATTGATGAATTTGACAAGATGGACATCAGAGATCAG GTGGCAATTCACGAAGCCATGGAACAACAGACGATAAGCATTACAAAAGCAGGAATACAAGCAACACTAAATGCTCGGACATCAATTCTTGCTGCTGCCAATCCCACAGGGGGGCGCTATGACAAGTCTAAACCACTCAAG TATAATGTGGCTCTTCCTCCTGCCATTCTCTCAAGATTCGATTTGGTATATGTTATGATTGATGACCCAGATGACCAAACTGACTATCATGTTGCTCATCACATTGTAAGAGTACATCAAAAGCGCGAAGAGGCACTCAGCCCTGCCTTCACAACAGCAGAGCTAAAACGTTATATTGCATATGCAAAGACTCTGAAACCCAAG CTAAACTCAGAAGCCAGGAAACTGTTGGTGGACTCTTATGTTGCTCTCCGAAGAGGTGATACAGCTCCTGGTAGTAGAGTTGCTTATCGCATGACAGTTAGGCAGCTGGAGGCACTGATAAGACTGTCAGAAGCGATTGCCCGATGTTATTTGGAAACTCAG gtaCAACCACGTCATGTTCGTTTGGCAGTGAGATTGCTAAAAACATCCATAATCAG TGTGGAGTCTAGTGAGATTGATCTGTCAGAGTTTCAAGAAGTTCGTGATGATGGTAATGGTGGTGATGGAAATGATGGCACCGGCCAAGATGATGCTCAACCAAGCAACTCTGCAGCTGAGCCAGCTTCTGGGAATGCCG AAAGTGGAGAAGATACTGGAAATCGCCAAGGGAAGAAACTTGTGATTACTGACGAGTATTTTCAGAGGGTTACCCAAGCTCTAGTCATGCGCCTTAGACAGCATGAAGAAGCTGTAATACAAGAAG GGACTGGATTGGCTGGAATGAGGCAAAGGGACTTGATCCAATGGTATGTTGCACAGCAGAATGAAAAGAATAACTACAGCTCTATGGAGGAAGCAGCAAATGAAGTATCCAAGATTAAAGCTATCATCGAG AGTTTGATACGAAGGGAAGGCCATTTGATAGTGGTAGATGACGGTAGGCAAGCTGCAGAGAGCGAAGCTGCAGAGCAGCCATCATCTGTATCTAGAAATGACAGAATTTTAGTTGTTGCTCCAAATTATGTCATAGATTGA